The Theobroma cacao cultivar B97-61/B2 chromosome 1, Criollo_cocoa_genome_V2, whole genome shotgun sequence genome contains the following window.
CAGTTCtccttatttttgatgattttacttattttttatttgaagttCTATGGATGAGATCTTTGATACTTTGGCTGAACGTTTGCTTCCTACATCAGCATTAGCATCAAATCCCAATGCAAAGTAAGTTCTAGTTTTTGAATCTAGGAATAATTTGTGCTTTGGTATCCTAAATGAGTGGTCATTGCTGTTTGTTGATGTGGCCTGTATTCAAGTTGAAGGATCTTGCACCCATATGTAAATATCTgttctaaaatattaaatactTCTACTCCAAATGAAGCAACAACAGTGCCAGTTATAGTATGAGCTCTTATTCTATTCTCTTTGTGAGAAGACTTGTGTCATATGTAccatttagaaaaaaaatgtatgcATAATAGTATTGTCTCAAAAGAAGTTCAGTTACAATAGAGTAGCACATTCTTTGCTTATACAGTTTCTTTTTGGTACTGTTCATGCTCTTTTGGAGGCCCTCCATTGTCTCATGCTTCCCTACTGCCTCCATATGGCACTCCTGTCGTTTCTTTTTAGGCTTATCCTAGTTCTTTGCAACTTTTGCTCTGACTCCTCTAGTTAAATCTAATGTTTGGAGATCATGCAGGCATATTGTAGGTTTAGCTGGCCCTCCTGGTGCTGGGAAAAGTACTCTAGCTGTTGAAGTTATGCAGCGTATAAACAAGTTATGGCCCCAGAAGGCTCGATCTTTTGATTCTCAAGTTAAGCCTCCAGATGTGGCTATAGTTATTCCAATGGATGGGTTCCATCTATATCGTTCCCAGCTAGACGCAATGGAGGTTAAGCTTCCACCATCCATGACTTTTCAGTGTCATAGTTGAAACTTTCTTGGATGTTTGTGATTCTAACTGGTGTAACTTCATTTTAGAATCCAGAAGAAGCACATGCAAGAAGGGGAGGTGAGCTTCTGTGTTTAACATTCATTAGTATCtcattttgttggaaattaaattgatGATCCTTTCATTCGTATTTCACTttgttagaaattaaattgatgATCATTCCATTGATGAATCAGCTCCATGGACTTTTGACCCCATGCTACTGCTTAATTGCCTGAATAATCTAAGGGATCAGGTTGGTAGCTATTGGTGCTTTAACTCAACAAACATTTGATTTGGGGCaatgtatatttatttttgtgtttttctgtGTATCCATATGGATGAATGGTTGGATAGAggaataatttagagatataTAGATGgagtttttttcatttaagtcTGCAACAACTGCAATTTGTATTCtaatcagaaaaaaaaaatttctcagGGGTCTGTTTATGCACCTTCATTTGATCATGGTGTTGGAGATCCTATTGAAGATGATATCTTTGTGAGCCTTCAGTAAGTGATTCACACCTTTTCTTGTATTCAGACCAGAAACTTCTCAATGTTGGATAGACTAAGTGAGTAAGtgatcttttctttgtttgttgtcttctttttgttgAGAATTTGGAATGCTAAAAGTGGATGGAATATAAGATTTAAGCATCTAATTTGACTGCTGACCATTTTCAGATAAAAGTATTAATTGGagattggaaattttgaagttGGAAATATaatggaaaataaaatgaatttagCAGGCTGAGTTGAGAATGTGAAGTTATCCCAAGATTTAATTCATGTTGATCTTGTGTAATGTGTATTTGGCTCTTTGCTCACTTTCTTTGGTTATTTCTTGTTTGTATGACTTAATTTACAAATGTAGTTGGAGGTTGGTATGACTTAATTTACAAATGTAGTTGCAGGCTTGCAGCAGTCGATAGGTTGAGATTTAGTTTATGATTgatcaataaataaaacatatttgtTGTCCTCTTTGCAGGCATAAGGTGGTCATAGTAGAAGGTAATTATCTGTTGTTGGAAGAGGGGGTTTGGAAGGAGATATCGTCTATGTTTGACGAGAAGTGGTAAGCATCATGCTCTACCTGTAATAgcttgatttttccttttactgTTAATTCCCtgcaatttgattttaaaatacaCATTGTGAGTTTTCCTCGTGTTTATACTTCAAATATGGTTCACCTGTCTCAAAGGTCAACCATGAGAGCTAGTTTGACACTCTTTTGTTTCctatttttctgtttttttctaTGAAAACTTGAAAGTAGTTTATGCTTAAAATTGTTCTCATGTCCTTGATTGCATCTTGATATTATGCTTCAATTCTAACCAGCGTCTCAAAAGCTGCATGCCTGCATTAGGCTTTATTAGATATGAAATTTCTGCCTTTGAGATGATCATATGAAAAGTCTATTTTGATTTCTGCAATGCTGCAATGGCCTTTGTTCTACATGTTGCTTTATGTTCGAGTTTCATTTATGTTGACCTTGACACGGCTATGCAGCTAGTTTTAAAAAGGCATATTTCGACAGCTGCATGCCTGCTTTAGACTTATTATGTGTGAAACTTCTGCCTTTGAGACAATCATATGAAAAGTCTGGTTTGATTTCTGTGATGCTGCAATGGCCTTTATTCtacattttgcttttatgttgAAGGTTCATTGATGTTGACCTTGACACGGCAATACAACGAGTTTTAAAAAGGCATATTTCAACAGGTAATGgatccattttaatttttaaacagGCACCTTTACATATAAAAGATGTTgcattttgattttgttttcctGTTCTGTAACAGGAAAGCCCCCTGATGTTGCACAATGGCGGGTAAGCTTACTTAGTGTGAGCTGAAAAGTTCTATAAGCCTCTAGAtaaattggttttttttttttttgttttttaaatccTTTCTCTATCATGCAGATTGACTATAATGATCGACCAAATGCTGAAATTATAATGACGTCAAAGAAAAATGCAGACCTGGTAATCAGGTCTGTTGACTTCTGAAGGTAAATGGTTAAAGTAACTTTCAAACcagatgaaaattttcactacgTAATGGATGAATTGCAATGTAAATGTTGAATCCAGTAGGAAAGATGACTTCAATAATACAATTTCTGCGGATTGTAGAAGTTGATGTCATTAATGGAAAACACTTAATTGTTCATTGCTCATTGGTTTGAATGACAATACATATAGAACAAAACCATTTTACTGTAATTTCTCTTTTGCAGATACACCACATTaaggtttgataaaattatGTATGCAATGAACGTTTTCATCTCTTTTCGGccatgaaaaaataaagagaaacaACTTGTCTTGCTTTGTTCCTTTGAGTCCGGCCGTGGATACATAGCAAGCATAAGTGTTGCTTATTCCGCAtgttgaagttttttttttttttgaaattaggGGAAAGAGATttgaattttactttttaaataaaagaatcaTGTACTaatcaatgagtcaaatgtttaaatgaaaaaatgatagagaaataaaaacaattaaaaagagGCGAAGGAGAGTGAAGTGACGAAAAAGATAAACAAAAGATTATATCTCTCCAAACATTAAATGAGTACTCGTAAGTCAAATATCAAGGTTTTTCTTTACGATAGagcaaatttttattaaaattgaattaataaaaatgctataaatatggttatatatattaacttgtttatttcattaattcGAAAAATAAATACGATTATCAATTTTGATTTGGACagttttttttggttaattcaattaatcaatttgcatataaatcattaattatttactacATAAGTTATaacaatattataaaaaattttgatcaatttgattattatttgaattaatttatttaattagatttttttaattgagagaaaagaaattcaaattttattttttagaaaaaatcatGCATCAATCAATTAGTTAATTACTCAAGTGCATTTatcaaacttttatttttattgattcaattaaatttttaaaaaatttaatcgaATTAATTGTTTATACATTTTTAGATATAGTCATATTAAAACTTTTTCATAAAAGAAATTGTTAAGGAAAATAtggaataaaatttataatccaactattttctctcactttcactttaaaaaaaagaaaagaaaaaatggggCTGGCTGACTTTGGCAACAAGATCCCTTGTATCTCCATCAACGCCTTGTCTCCAGCTTCAGCTTGGGTTCTTCCCCCGTTGCTGCTGCTGTTGCTTCCGGTTCCTTTGTAGCCTCCGACTCTTGAGATTATTTGAAAGAAGGGTCCATGATAGATATTAATATAAGCAAATTAAGTGGGGCAATTTCCCTTGATATTTTCTTTGCCATCCAAAGGAAACGaagaattttgttttctttgccAGAACCTAAATGTTACTACTTTCATATATGTTTTATCCTCTAATGGAAACCCTTGCTGTCAAGTTTGAATGGCACCTATAGGCTATAAACCCAACAAAGGAATACAAGATAAAGGAGTTGAGtggaaattaaaaagaaacaaagtaaAATGTTGCCAAGAGTTGCAACAAGATTGCTGGATCAATATAAGTGTCGTAT
Protein-coding sequences here:
- the LOC18613234 gene encoding putative uridine kinase C227.14 isoform X1, with translation MEIPSISRNPRPFFSSSKESLLFKRVKLSSWNQHLVSISLNSRTAPPLLGRYSSLVQKENPLKVICCQRKELPVLEASSMDEIFDTLAERLLPTSALASNPNAKHIVGLAGPPGAGKSTLAVEVMQRINKLWPQKARSFDSQVKPPDVAIVIPMDGFHLYRSQLDAMENPEEAHARRGAPWTFDPMLLLNCLNNLRDQGSVYAPSFDHGVGDPIEDDIFVSLQHKVVIVEGNYLLLEEGVWKEISSMFDEKWFIDVDLDTAIQRVLKRHISTGKPPDVAQWRIDYNDRPNAEIIMTSKKNADLVIRSVDF
- the LOC18613234 gene encoding putative uridine kinase C227.14 isoform X2 yields the protein MEIPSISRNPRPFFSSSKESLLFKRVKLSSWNQHLVSISLNSRTAPPLLGRYSSLVQKENPLKVICCQRKELPVLEASSMDEIFDTLAERLLPTSALASNPNAKHIVGLAGPPGAGKSTLAVEVMQRINKLWPQKARSFDSQVKPPDVAIVIPMDGFHLYRSQLDAMENPEEAHARRGAPWTFDPMLLLNCLNNLRDQGSVYAPSFDHGVGDPIEDDIFVSLQHKVVIVEGNYLLLEEGVWKEISSMFDEKWKAP